The following proteins come from a genomic window of Mariniflexile sp. TRM1-10:
- a CDS encoding aminotransferase class I/II-fold pyridoxal phosphate-dependent enzyme, with amino-acid sequence MLTKTKIYLSSPHMGGSEQKFVNEAFETNWIAPLGPNVDGFENDIQHYLGNNSQVAVLSSGTAAIHIALQLLGVSKGDEVLCQSFTFSASANPILYQGATPVFIDSEKDTWNMSPELLEIAIRDRIEKYKKPKAIIAVHLYGMPYKADDINAIARKYEIPVVEDSAEALGSTYHNQACGTLSDMGILSFNGNKIITTSGGGALITKSLEQKNKAVFLSTQARDHAPHYEHSSVGFNYRMSNVLAGIGRGQMEVLDARVAARRHNYNFYKAHLSKYDAISFLDEPEGFYSNRWLTCVITESFELREHIRLTLLEEGIESRPLWKPMHMQPVFKDCLHFTDGTSEALFDKGLCLPSGSNLSQDNLESILHIILKSLKYHDKQLF; translated from the coding sequence ATGTTGACTAAAACTAAAATATACTTATCATCACCTCATATGGGTGGCTCGGAACAAAAATTTGTTAACGAAGCCTTTGAGACTAATTGGATCGCTCCATTAGGCCCCAACGTAGATGGTTTCGAAAATGATATACAGCATTATTTGGGAAATAATTCCCAAGTTGCTGTACTAAGCTCCGGGACTGCAGCGATACACATCGCGCTTCAGTTATTAGGCGTATCAAAAGGGGACGAGGTATTGTGCCAGAGTTTTACTTTTTCGGCTTCTGCAAATCCCATTCTTTATCAAGGGGCTACGCCTGTTTTTATTGATAGTGAAAAGGATACTTGGAATATGTCTCCGGAATTGCTTGAGATCGCTATTAGGGACCGTATTGAAAAATATAAAAAGCCAAAAGCTATTATTGCGGTTCATTTATATGGTATGCCTTATAAGGCCGATGACATAAATGCTATTGCAAGAAAATACGAAATTCCCGTAGTGGAAGATAGTGCTGAGGCTTTAGGCAGTACGTACCACAATCAAGCATGTGGAACACTTTCGGATATGGGCATTTTATCTTTTAACGGAAATAAAATCATTACCACTTCTGGTGGCGGTGCCCTCATCACCAAAAGTTTGGAGCAGAAAAACAAAGCCGTCTTTTTGTCGACACAGGCAAGGGACCATGCGCCTCACTACGAACATTCATCCGTTGGATTTAACTACAGAATGAGTAATGTTTTGGCGGGTATCGGTAGAGGCCAAATGGAAGTACTGGACGCGCGTGTAGCGGCTAGAAGACATAATTATAATTTTTATAAAGCGCATTTGTCTAAATACGACGCCATCTCATTTTTGGATGAACCGGAAGGTTTTTATTCCAATAGATGGTTGACCTGTGTTATAACAGAGTCGTTTGAATTACGAGAACACATAAGGCTTACGCTTTTAGAAGAAGGTATTGAGTCAAGACCGTTATGGAAACCTATGCACATGCAGCCTGTTTTTAAAGACTGTCTGCACTTTACAGATGGTACATCGGAAGCACTTTTTGACAAAGGGCTTTGTTTACCTAGCGGATCTAATTTAAGTCAAGACAATTTAGAAAGCATTTTACACATCATATTAAAATCCCTCAAATATCATGATAAACAGTTATTTTAA